ATCCTATGCACGGAAGAGATGTTTCAGGAGCAGTTGCTTCATTAGCATCAGTTGCTAAATTACCATTTGAAGATGCAAATGATGGAATTTCATACACATTCGCAATAACACCTGATACATTAGGTAAAAATAGAGAAGAAAAACAAGTAAATCTAGTTGGATTATTAGATGGTTACTTTGGTCAAACTGGTCAACATTTAAATGTTAATGTATTTGGTAGAGAATTATTAGAAGATGCTATGGAACATCCTGAAAAATATCCACAATTAACTATAAGAGTTTCTGGATATGCAGTTAACTTTGTTAAATTAACAAAAGAACAACAATTAGATGTTATAAATAGAACAATATCTAATAAGATGTAGTAAATAATTGAGGGTGCAACATTGTTTGCACCTTTATTTTAAGGAGTTTATATGAAAAAAGGATATGTGCATTCATTTGAGAGTTTTGGAACAAAAGATGGACCTGGTATTAGGTTTGTTTTATTTGTTCAAGGGTGTCCTTTGAGATGTCTTTATTGTCATAATGTAGATACTTGGAATGTTAAAGATAGAAAAAAAGAACTTACACCAGAAGAAGTATTTCATGAAATATACAAAGTAAGAGGATTTATTAAAACTGGTGGAGTTACTATATCAGGTGGAGAACCTTTAACACAACCGGATTTTATCAAAGAAATATTTAAACTTTGTAAGGAAAATGGTATACATACAGCATTAGATACATCAGGCTATATTTTTACTAATAGAACCAAAGAAGTTTTAGAATATGTAGATTTGGTACTACTTGATATAAAGCATATAGATCCTGAAAAATATAAGGTTCTTACATCAGTTAACTTAGCACCAACTTTAAAGTTTGCTGAATATTTACAAGAAATAAATAAACCAGTATGGCTTAGATATGTTTTAGTACCAGGTTATACAGATGATGAGAAGGATTTACATAATTGGGCTAAGTATTGTTCTAAATTTACTAATGTGGAAAGAGTAGATATATTACCATTCCATCAAATGGGAACACCAAAGTGGGAACTTATGAAAAAGAAATATCTTTTAAAAGATAATGCTACTCCTACCAAAGAAGAAGTTATTAAGGCAGAAGATATATTGGCTTCATATGGATTACCTGTAAAGCTTACAAATAGATAATATTTTAAAGTATGTATAATAAATTAAATAAAAATTAAAATTATTTCTAATATAATTTAGGAATAATTTTTTTTTGTTTAAATAATGTTGCATAGGATTAAATTTATTGAAAATTATACGGAATTTAATATATATTTACTATTTAAATATAAAACTATAAATTTTGAAAAAAATTTTTAAAAAACCTTGACTTTTATAGGGGGGGGGGGGTATAATACTATAAATTAAAGAAAGGAGAGCATTGATGAGTAAAGTTAAAGATATTGATTTCGTATTAAACGAAATAAAAGATGGTAGTGTTTTAATGATTGGTGGATTTCTTGGAGCAGGAACACCACATAAAATAGTTGATAAATTAGTAGAGAGAAATGTAAAAGATCTTACTATAATAGCTAATGATACTTCATTTGTTGATTATGGTATAGGGAAATTAATTGCTAATAAACAAGTTAAAAGAGTTATAGCTTCTCATATTGGAACTAATAAAGAAACTGGAAATCAAATGAATACAGGTTTTATTGAAGTTGAATTAGTTCCACAAGGAACTTTAGCAGAAAGAATTAGAGCAAAAGGAGCAGGACTTGGTGCAATTGTTACTCCTACTGGTATTGGAACAATTGTTGAAGAAAATAAACAAAAATTGACAATTGATGGTAAAGAGTATTTAGTTGAGGAAGCAATTGGAGCTGATTATGCATTAATTTTTGGTAGTATAGTTGATAAATCAGGAAATATTTTTTATGCAAAATCAACTAAAAATTTTAATCCTTTAATGGCAACAGCAGCTAATAAAGTTATTGTTGAAGCTCAAAAAATAGTTGAAGTTGGTGAATTAGACCCTGATGTTGTTATGACATCTGGTATTTTTGTGGATTCTATAGTAGGAGGTTCAAATGGATAAAAATGAGATAAGAGCTTTTATTGCAAAAAGAGTTGCTAAAGAATTTAAAGATGGACAAGTAGTAAATTTAGGTATAGGTTTACCTACAACAGTAGCAAATTATATATCTGATGATATAAATATTATTTTACAATCTGAAAATGGGTTTTTAGGACTTGGTCCTTACCCAGAAGAAGGTAAAGAAGATAAAGATATAGTTAATGCTGGAGGGCAATATGTAACTATAAAAAAAGGTGGACAATTTTTTGATTCAGCAACTTCTTTTATGATTATTAGAGGAGGACATGTAGATACTACTGTTCTTGGAGCACTTCAAGTTGATAAAGAAGGAAATCTTGCAAATTGGATGATACCAGGTAAAATAGTTCCTGGTATGGGTGGAGCAATGGACCTTGTGGTAGGAGCTAAAAAAGTTATAGTTGCCATGGAACATACACAAAAAGGAAATAAAAAAATATTAGAAAAATGTACATTACCACTTACAGCAACAAAACAAGTTAATATGATTATAACTGAAATGGGTGTTTTTGATATTACTGAAGATGGTTTAGTAATGATAGAGAAAAATCCTATATTTACATTTGAGGAAATACAAGATGCTACTGGAACTAAGATAATAGTTTCAGAAGATTTAAAAGATATGATTGTATAAAGGAAGGAGGCATATTTTATAGTCTTTGACTATATTATATAATAAATAATGTTTAAAAAATTTACAAAGGCATGTGTAAGTATGGTTGAAAAATATCTTCCAGATCCATTTTTATTTGCAATAGTACTTACAATATTTATTTTTGTATCTGGAATTATTTTTACAGGGCAATCTGCATTTCAGATGATATCACATTGGTCAAATGGTTTTTGGGAATTATTAGCTTTTTCAATGCAAATGGCATTAGTTTTAGTAACAGGTCATGTTTTAGCAAAAGCCCCACTTGTTGAAAAATTAATTAAAAAGATAGCATCTATTTCACAATCAAGAAAGGGAGCAATAGCATTAGTAAGTGTTGTTTCTATTATTGCATCATGGTTAAATTGGGGATTTGGACTTATTATAGGAACTCTAATTGCAAAAGAAGTTGCTAAAAAAGTTAAAGGAGTAGATTATAGATTATTAATTGCTACAGGTTATTCTGCATTTATAGTATGGCATGCAGGTTTTTCTGGGTCAATACCTTTAAAAATTGCATCAGCATCATCAGACCTATCAAAAATAACTAAAGGAGCATTAACAGCTCCAATTCCTACTTCTGAAACAATATTCGCACCAATGACTTTAATACCAATGTTTCTTATATTAGTATTTATGCCATTGTTAAATGTTGCTATGACACCATCTAAAGAAGAAACATTTTCTATAGACCCTCGTTTATTAGAAGAGCCTGTAGAAGAAGAAATAATTAAATCAAAAATGACACCAGCTGATAAATTAGAAAATTCACCCATTCTTTCAATTATAATAGGATTAATGGGATTAGTATATATATTTAGTTATTTTTTAAATAATGGATTTGAATTAAATCTTAATATAGTTAATTTTATATTTTTATTTTTAGGAATTATTTTACATTATACTCCTAAAAGATTTTTAAATGCAGTTAATGTTGCAGTAAAAGGAACAGCAGGAATATTAATACAATTTCCATTTTATGCAGGTATAATGGGAATGATGGTTGGTGGAGGTGAAGGAGTAGTTTCACTTGCAGCACAAATATCTAACTTTTTTGTTAGTATATCTAATCAAACAACTTTCCCTTTATTTAGTTTTATAAGTGCAGGAGTTGTTAATGTGTTTGTTCCTTCTGGTGGAGGTCAATGGGCGGTACAAGGTCCTATAATGATGCCAGCAGGACAATTACTAGGAGTTCCAGCAGCAAAAACAGCTATGGCAATTGCATGGGGAGATGCTTGGACTAACTTAATTCAACCGTTTTGGGCATTACCAGCATTAGGTATAG
This genomic stretch from Oceanivirga salmonicida harbors:
- the pflA gene encoding pyruvate formate-lyase-activating protein — encoded protein: MKKGYVHSFESFGTKDGPGIRFVLFVQGCPLRCLYCHNVDTWNVKDRKKELTPEEVFHEIYKVRGFIKTGGVTISGGEPLTQPDFIKEIFKLCKENGIHTALDTSGYIFTNRTKEVLEYVDLVLLDIKHIDPEKYKVLTSVNLAPTLKFAEYLQEINKPVWLRYVLVPGYTDDEKDLHNWAKYCSKFTNVERVDILPFHQMGTPKWELMKKKYLLKDNATPTKEEVIKAEDILASYGLPVKLTNR
- a CDS encoding CoA transferase subunit A, whose amino-acid sequence is MMSKVKDIDFVLNEIKDGSVLMIGGFLGAGTPHKIVDKLVERNVKDLTIIANDTSFVDYGIGKLIANKQVKRVIASHIGTNKETGNQMNTGFIEVELVPQGTLAERIRAKGAGLGAIVTPTGIGTIVEENKQKLTIDGKEYLVEEAIGADYALIFGSIVDKSGNIFYAKSTKNFNPLMATAANKVIVEAQKIVEVGELDPDVVMTSGIFVDSIVGGSNG
- a CDS encoding 3-oxoacid CoA-transferase subunit B, whose product is MDKNEIRAFIAKRVAKEFKDGQVVNLGIGLPTTVANYISDDINIILQSENGFLGLGPYPEEGKEDKDIVNAGGQYVTIKKGGQFFDSATSFMIIRGGHVDTTVLGALQVDKEGNLANWMIPGKIVPGMGGAMDLVVGAKKVIVAMEHTQKGNKKILEKCTLPLTATKQVNMIITEMGVFDITEDGLVMIEKNPIFTFEEIQDATGTKIIVSEDLKDMIV
- a CDS encoding short-chain fatty acid transporter, giving the protein MFKKFTKACVSMVEKYLPDPFLFAIVLTIFIFVSGIIFTGQSAFQMISHWSNGFWELLAFSMQMALVLVTGHVLAKAPLVEKLIKKIASISQSRKGAIALVSVVSIIASWLNWGFGLIIGTLIAKEVAKKVKGVDYRLLIATGYSAFIVWHAGFSGSIPLKIASASSDLSKITKGALTAPIPTSETIFAPMTLIPMFLILVFMPLLNVAMTPSKEETFSIDPRLLEEPVEEEIIKSKMTPADKLENSPILSIIIGLMGLVYIFSYFLNNGFELNLNIVNFIFLFLGIILHYTPKRFLNAVNVAVKGTAGILIQFPFYAGIMGMMVGGGEGVVSLAAQISNFFVSISNQTTFPLFSFISAGVVNVFVPSGGGQWAVQGPIMMPAGQLLGVPAAKTAMAIAWGDAWTNLIQPFWALPALGIAGLKAKDIMGYCLVNLIVFGFLIGLCLMFIPV